One genomic segment of Trichococcus shcherbakoviae includes these proteins:
- a CDS encoding YbbR-like domain-containing protein — MRKQQDDKFLENKWVVRGLSFVISLLLFAYVYSENYGWSTSTSNSSISTSKRETISNVPIQVNIDTDEYFISGLPETVVLTLTGPESVLVQTISAADYRIVTEDLDELGPGTHTIQLTAENLSNEIDYAITPSRVNVVIEERVAIESPVEVRFDESLVDPQYLAGIPELSEDTVTLTGPASTISRVDSVYVTVAAENGLTNTVNMNTVIQVVDAGGNKLNVSVDPQEISVRIPISLYGKEVPLVIQQIGVPLEGKIYTIEVDGESSVTLTGDKSVLAEIDEVILPVSVTGVESNTTQTITIPVPNDTLTATPTSIKVNIRVSDAAEAAADSDTTADEGESSSSADESNAIASSASDSLDSEADQSESSS, encoded by the coding sequence ATGAGAAAGCAGCAAGACGATAAGTTTTTGGAAAACAAGTGGGTCGTCAGAGGCCTCTCTTTCGTGATTTCCTTATTGTTGTTCGCCTATGTTTACTCAGAAAACTATGGCTGGTCCACGAGCACCAGCAACAGTTCCATCAGCACAAGCAAGCGGGAAACCATTTCCAATGTCCCAATTCAAGTGAATATCGATACGGATGAGTATTTCATTTCAGGATTGCCGGAAACGGTCGTGTTGACCCTGACCGGACCGGAGAGTGTACTCGTGCAGACGATTTCCGCTGCGGATTACCGCATCGTCACAGAAGACCTGGACGAATTGGGGCCGGGGACCCACACGATCCAATTGACGGCCGAGAATCTATCGAATGAAATCGATTATGCAATTACGCCATCGCGAGTGAATGTCGTCATTGAAGAGCGGGTTGCAATCGAGAGCCCGGTGGAAGTCCGCTTCGATGAATCTTTGGTCGATCCGCAATATCTGGCAGGTATTCCGGAACTGAGTGAGGATACCGTGACGTTGACCGGACCGGCCTCGACCATAAGCCGTGTGGATAGTGTTTACGTGACGGTTGCGGCTGAAAATGGCTTGACAAATACTGTGAATATGAATACTGTAATACAAGTAGTGGATGCAGGTGGGAATAAGTTGAATGTTTCCGTCGATCCGCAGGAAATTTCCGTCAGGATTCCAATTTCTCTTTACGGGAAAGAAGTGCCTTTGGTCATTCAACAAATCGGTGTTCCGCTTGAAGGCAAAATCTATACGATTGAAGTGGATGGGGAATCCAGTGTGACCTTGACAGGCGATAAGTCTGTGCTTGCCGAGATTGATGAAGTGATTCTGCCGGTCAGTGTCACGGGAGTAGAGAGCAACACCACCCAAACAATCACAATTCCGGTCCCTAATGATACTTTGACGGCTACGCCTACCAGTATCAAGGTGAATATCCGCGTGTCGGATGCTGCCGAAGCCGCAGCCGATTCGGATACGACCGCTGATGAAGGGGAATCATCCTCTTCCGCCGATGAAAGCAACGCCATCGCATCTTCGGCTTCGGACAGTCTGGACAGCGAAGCGGATCAATCGGAGAGCAGCTCATAA
- the glmM gene encoding phosphoglucosamine mutase, producing MGKYFGTDGVRGVANSELTPELAFKLGRFGGYVLRQHAKDIAHPLVLVARDTRISGQLLEYALVSGLLSVGIEVLQLGVIPTPGVAYLTRIQGAVAGVMISASHNPAGDNGIKFFGADGFKLSDEQEYEIEAYLDQEGDDLPRPSADGLGTVDEYPEGVLKYAQYLQTTIPDDLSGITVCLDAANGAASPVVNRLFADLETDFYTMGANPDGININKGVGSTHPDVLGKFVVEKKADVGLAFDGDADRCIAVDENGRIIDGDRIMFICGKYLKERNKLNQNTIVSTVMSNLGFHLAVEAEGMTALKTQVGDRYVVEEMRKNGYNLGGEQSGHVVFLEMNTTGDGLLTGIQLLNVMKQTGKKLSELADEVTLYPQELVNVRVSEKDGVMEIPAVKAVIEEVEAEMAGKGRILVRPSGTEPLLRVMAEAETDEKCHEYVMRIVDVVKAEIGI from the coding sequence ATGGGTAAATATTTTGGAACAGACGGTGTCAGAGGCGTTGCGAACAGCGAATTGACGCCGGAATTAGCTTTCAAATTAGGCCGTTTTGGAGGGTATGTCCTAAGACAGCATGCTAAAGATATCGCGCATCCGCTTGTGCTGGTAGCGCGTGATACGAGAATTTCAGGACAATTGTTGGAGTATGCATTGGTTTCCGGCTTGTTGTCGGTAGGTATCGAAGTGCTGCAATTGGGAGTCATCCCGACACCCGGCGTCGCTTATCTGACGCGCATTCAAGGTGCCGTTGCTGGAGTCATGATCTCTGCATCGCATAATCCTGCAGGCGACAACGGCATCAAATTCTTCGGAGCTGACGGTTTCAAATTGTCGGATGAACAGGAATACGAAATCGAAGCCTATTTGGATCAAGAAGGGGACGATTTACCGAGACCTTCCGCAGACGGCTTGGGTACGGTGGATGAATATCCTGAAGGCGTCCTGAAATATGCACAGTACCTGCAGACGACTATCCCAGATGACCTTTCCGGCATTACGGTCTGTCTGGATGCGGCAAATGGGGCAGCATCGCCGGTAGTCAATCGTTTATTCGCGGACTTGGAAACAGACTTCTATACAATGGGTGCAAATCCGGACGGCATCAACATCAACAAAGGCGTTGGTTCCACGCATCCGGATGTCCTAGGTAAATTTGTCGTTGAGAAAAAAGCGGATGTCGGCTTGGCATTCGATGGCGACGCCGACCGCTGTATCGCTGTGGATGAAAATGGGCGCATCATTGACGGCGACCGAATCATGTTCATCTGTGGTAAATATTTGAAAGAGCGCAATAAATTGAATCAAAACACAATCGTCTCAACTGTCATGAGTAACCTGGGCTTCCATTTAGCTGTGGAAGCTGAAGGCATGACTGCCTTGAAGACGCAAGTCGGCGACCGTTATGTCGTGGAAGAAATGCGCAAAAATGGCTACAATTTGGGCGGAGAGCAATCCGGACACGTTGTCTTCCTCGAAATGAACACGACTGGGGATGGCCTTTTGACGGGTATCCAATTGTTGAACGTCATGAAACAGACCGGCAAAAAACTTTCCGAGTTGGCTGATGAAGTGACCCTTTACCCGCAAGAATTGGTGAACGTACGCGTCTCCGAAAAAGACGGCGTAATGGAGATTCCGGCTGTGAAAGCTGTCATCGAAGAAGTTGAAGCCGAAATGGCAGGCAAAGGCCGCATTTTGGTTCGTCCGAGCGGAACAGAACCGTTGTTGCGCGTTATGGCTGAAGCTGAAACGGATGAAAAATGTCATGAGTACGTTATGCGCATCGTAGATGTCGTAAAAGCGGAAATCGGCATCTAA
- a CDS encoding PTS transporter subunit EIIC gives MIRSKRSYAKEASFDLLKIRRFGHYLSGMIMPNVSVFITWGIITTLIQYFQGPLQQSFIEMDQLMIQFLLPVLIAYTGGRLIEKRAGVVAAIAVIGMLVDSEDPQILGAMVIGPLTGWNVFLFDKYIFPKVKAGYEMLVRNFSAGIIGMLLGYLSLVFIGPFIAGVTQQISLLVGWLIQRNLLLLTNIFIEPLKVLFLNNTLNHGILTPLGIEQTEAAGTSLLFLIETNPGPGLGVLLAFILFSRKELKASASGAFMIHLIGGIHEIYFPFVLLNTRLFAAVILSGMSGTLIFELFQVGLKAPASPGSIVTILANTPQEMLLGVACGIAVSTLVSFLLATLVIRKDQTKKEISEKVTKVTEIQKILFACDAGMGSSAMGASIMRRQLEESGVSIPVDYTSIYRVQDDPHLLLITQNELKRLAETQAPHAQIVTIGNFLDRTEYTKVVAMLTDEQENEMIPEAIGEKLPYQKVVFLYVDGVRGSQTMAMQAFRNLAEKHNVRVDIEKQPLEQLIADKRNLYIVTEAFAAENVLPECPLLVVGHLIATNKYEKLLRGDLSDVSNS, from the coding sequence ATGATCAGATCAAAACGATCCTACGCGAAGGAAGCATCGTTTGATTTGCTGAAAATAAGGCGGTTTGGTCATTACCTCAGCGGAATGATCATGCCGAACGTCAGCGTCTTCATTACTTGGGGAATCATTACGACTCTCATTCAATATTTTCAGGGTCCGCTCCAACAATCCTTTATTGAAATGGATCAGCTCATGATTCAATTTCTCCTCCCTGTTCTGATTGCCTATACCGGGGGAAGATTGATCGAAAAACGGGCCGGAGTCGTAGCGGCCATCGCGGTTATTGGCATGCTCGTGGATTCTGAAGATCCGCAAATATTGGGAGCCATGGTGATAGGTCCGCTGACTGGCTGGAACGTTTTTCTCTTCGATAAATATATTTTTCCGAAGGTCAAGGCAGGTTATGAAATGCTCGTCCGTAATTTTTCGGCAGGGATCATCGGCATGCTGCTCGGCTATTTGAGTTTGGTCTTCATCGGGCCGTTCATAGCGGGAGTCACGCAACAAATCAGTCTGCTTGTCGGCTGGTTGATCCAGCGCAATCTGCTTTTGCTGACGAACATTTTCATAGAGCCGCTGAAGGTCTTGTTCTTGAATAATACGCTCAACCATGGCATTTTGACGCCATTGGGGATCGAACAGACGGAGGCAGCCGGAACATCGTTGCTGTTTCTGATCGAAACCAACCCCGGACCAGGCTTGGGTGTTCTGCTGGCTTTCATTCTGTTCAGCCGGAAAGAACTGAAGGCCAGCGCCAGTGGGGCCTTTATGATCCATCTGATCGGCGGGATCCATGAGATTTACTTTCCGTTCGTTTTGTTGAATACCAGGTTGTTTGCAGCAGTCATTTTAAGCGGGATGAGCGGCACGCTGATTTTCGAGTTGTTTCAAGTGGGCTTGAAAGCGCCAGCCTCCCCCGGATCGATTGTGACGATTTTGGCGAATACGCCGCAGGAGATGCTGCTGGGGGTTGCCTGCGGCATTGCGGTAAGTACGCTGGTGAGTTTTTTGTTGGCTACCCTCGTGATCAGGAAAGATCAGACAAAAAAAGAAATTTCAGAGAAGGTGACGAAAGTGACGGAAATTCAGAAAATTTTATTCGCTTGCGACGCGGGCATGGGATCAAGTGCCATGGGGGCCAGCATTATGCGACGGCAATTGGAAGAGAGCGGCGTTTCGATTCCCGTGGACTACACTTCCATTTACCGCGTGCAGGATGATCCCCACCTGTTGCTGATTACCCAGAATGAGTTGAAGCGTTTGGCCGAAACACAAGCCCCGCACGCCCAAATCGTCACAATCGGAAACTTCTTGGATCGGACAGAGTACACGAAAGTTGTCGCGATGCTGACTGATGAACAAGAAAATGAAATGATTCCGGAAGCGATTGGAGAAAAGCTGCCGTACCAGAAAGTCGTCTTCTTGTATGTGGATGGTGTGCGTGGTTCGCAGACGATGGCCATGCAAGCATTTCGGAACTTAGCGGAAAAGCATAATGTGAGGGTCGACATCGAAAAGCAGCCATTGGAACAGCTGATTGCGGACAAAAGAAATCTGTACATCGTCACTGAAGCTTTTGCAGCTGAGAATGTCCTGCCGGAGTGTCCGCTGCTGGTCGTCGGGCATCTTATCGCTACGAATAAATACGAGAAACTATTAAGGGGAGATTTGTCAGATGTTTCTAACTCCTAG
- a CDS encoding BglG family transcription antiterminator, with amino-acid sequence MFLTPRETIILKELLHSASPVTVERLMSLLKVSKRTVYRELANLELSLEAIGAKLEKESRGRFRLIAEDAAKAKILSIVSEDEPSELSATERQHAILLQLLNSDEPISMQTFLDEYLISNTTFFADIKQLELRLARLPLTITRNRGYELAGSEKYRRLLLANILGIEINEYHFFHFSELEDKESFFLQFVNQEQLLFAQKLVREIVEPRFSDLSDRKLEFLILMLTISMDRVPRGCQLVEDSYAGQINKELLDLAKQIFAKIAAHTKQLYAVSEVVFFANLLGDFFSDLDSDFFNESFDPRLAYQVKQLIENVSRDAEVNFFEDSNLYKMLLTHLSAALSRAILNQGNLNNPILERIMAQYSEVAGAIRKALPKVFPQQEFSEEEIAYMVLHFANSLERSPKVIAVDIAGISPSGLASTRMLEMRLRKHFPFINEIVFFRIADLGKLNLEEKFDLTISTSLLPGYSGKYLLVSPLLLEDEIKQLKEAFRAIDHTKRHVPPAAKPSLPENDDYQEVMTFIDEINQLLKHFFVKPLENSSSIAETVALAVNNISTEIVSDSAKVRDKLMNRYQQAPIGIPNTHFALFHASHAAVLEPCFCVFDLQTPLEIVGMDKEMMTLTRMLVMLAPDPIEENVAKMLGKISGAIIMNDLGMEIFNSGNEAIIYQLLSALLIEEVKK; translated from the coding sequence ATGTTTCTAACTCCTAGAGAGACCATCATTTTAAAAGAATTGCTGCATTCCGCCTCGCCGGTTACCGTGGAACGCTTGATGAGCCTGCTGAAAGTCAGCAAGCGTACGGTTTACCGCGAGTTGGCAAATCTCGAGCTTTCTTTGGAAGCCATCGGGGCAAAGCTGGAGAAAGAAAGCCGGGGCCGTTTCCGCTTGATTGCGGAGGATGCCGCCAAAGCAAAAATCCTTTCCATCGTGTCTGAGGATGAACCTTCTGAATTATCCGCCACCGAACGCCAACATGCAATTTTGCTGCAGCTGTTGAACAGCGACGAGCCGATCAGCATGCAGACGTTCTTGGATGAATACTTGATCAGCAACACCACGTTCTTTGCCGACATCAAACAGTTGGAGCTTCGTTTGGCGCGCTTGCCCTTGACGATCACGAGAAACCGCGGCTATGAACTTGCCGGCAGCGAAAAATATCGCCGGCTCCTGTTGGCCAATATTTTGGGAATAGAGATCAACGAGTACCACTTCTTCCACTTTTCGGAATTAGAGGATAAAGAAAGTTTCTTTCTGCAATTCGTCAACCAGGAGCAGCTGCTGTTTGCCCAAAAACTGGTGCGGGAAATCGTCGAGCCGCGCTTTTCCGACTTGAGTGACCGGAAACTGGAGTTTTTGATTTTGATGCTGACGATCTCCATGGATCGCGTCCCGCGAGGCTGCCAACTGGTGGAGGATTCCTATGCGGGTCAAATCAATAAGGAACTCTTGGATTTGGCGAAGCAAATTTTTGCCAAAATAGCGGCGCATACGAAGCAATTGTACGCGGTCAGCGAAGTCGTCTTCTTCGCTAATCTGTTGGGTGATTTCTTCAGTGACTTGGACAGCGATTTTTTTAACGAAAGCTTTGATCCGCGCTTGGCTTATCAAGTGAAGCAATTGATCGAAAACGTCAGCCGCGATGCGGAAGTCAATTTCTTTGAGGACAGCAATCTGTACAAAATGCTCTTGACGCATCTTTCCGCGGCGTTGAGCCGCGCCATCCTGAATCAAGGAAACCTCAATAATCCCATCCTGGAGCGGATCATGGCGCAATACTCGGAAGTTGCCGGTGCGATCCGCAAGGCCTTGCCGAAGGTGTTTCCGCAGCAGGAATTCTCCGAAGAGGAGATTGCCTATATGGTGCTGCATTTCGCCAATTCGCTGGAACGCAGCCCGAAAGTCATTGCGGTGGATATTGCCGGTATCTCCCCAAGCGGCTTGGCTTCGACGCGTATGCTGGAAATGCGTTTGCGGAAACATTTTCCTTTCATCAATGAGATCGTCTTTTTCCGGATAGCCGACCTAGGGAAACTCAATCTGGAAGAAAAGTTTGATTTGACCATCTCCACTTCACTGTTGCCGGGATACAGCGGGAAATATTTGCTGGTTTCCCCGTTGCTTTTGGAGGACGAAATCAAGCAGCTCAAAGAGGCGTTCCGCGCGATCGATCATACGAAGCGGCATGTTCCACCCGCAGCGAAGCCGAGTCTGCCCGAAAATGATGACTATCAGGAGGTCATGACGTTCATCGATGAAATCAACCAGTTGCTGAAGCACTTTTTCGTCAAGCCGCTGGAAAACAGCTCCAGTATTGCCGAAACCGTCGCTTTGGCTGTAAACAATATTTCAACTGAAATCGTCTCGGATTCGGCAAAAGTCCGGGATAAATTGATGAACCGCTATCAGCAAGCGCCGATTGGGATACCAAATACCCATTTTGCTTTGTTCCACGCCTCCCACGCAGCTGTCCTAGAGCCTTGTTTTTGTGTCTTTGATCTGCAGACGCCACTGGAAATAGTCGGGATGGACAAAGAGATGATGACTTTAACGCGGATGCTGGTCATGCTGGCCCCCGATCCGATCGAAGAGAATGTCGCAAAGATGCTGGGGAAAATCAGTGGAGCGATCATCATGAACGATCTGGGGATGGAGATTTTCAATTCCGGCAATGAAGCGATCATCTACCAACTTTTGTCGGCGCTCCTGATCGAAGAAGTCAAAAAGTAA
- a CDS encoding PTS sugar transporter subunit IIA, producing MITIKDEHILLDQTYSNAEAAITAAGEFLVAQGLVSPPYIQSMLARHRKVSVYVGNFVALPHGDSDGHPHIEEEGICLIQVPDGVNFGSGQKAQIATILFVVALKEKQLEALQDIAFFCSDIENVMALSDAKDLQAVKTILQNS from the coding sequence ATGATTACGATCAAAGATGAACATATTCTGCTGGATCAAACGTACAGCAACGCCGAAGCCGCGATCACCGCCGCAGGGGAATTTCTGGTGGCGCAAGGCCTGGTATCTCCGCCTTACATCCAATCGATGCTGGCGCGCCACCGCAAAGTGAGTGTTTACGTCGGGAATTTTGTCGCTTTGCCTCACGGTGACAGTGACGGACACCCACATATTGAAGAAGAAGGCATCTGTTTGATCCAAGTGCCGGACGGCGTCAACTTCGGCAGTGGACAGAAAGCGCAAATCGCGACCATTCTTTTTGTGGTGGCCCTGAAGGAAAAACAATTGGAAGCTTTGCAGGACATCGCTTTTTTCTGCTCGGATATCGAAAACGTGATGGCATTGAGCGATGCCAAAGATCTTCAGGCAGTCAAAACCATTCTCCAAAACAGCTAA